The Bacteroidales bacterium genomic sequence TAAGTTGAAAGCCTACCTTTACAACACCAGAGGTGTTGAAGAAAACGATCTTAGGTGTAATTAATGGGCCTTTTAGCACAAGCAGATTAGGTATTAAAATGAAACATCAATACCTTAATTTCACAGGCAACTGCCACTGTTACACGGGGTGTTGTCGGGAAAAATAAAATTTAATCAACATTACGCAGAAATACTGCGCAATGTGCCGCAAGGGCCGCTTCCACTTCGTTTCAGCGGGGTTTGCCCGGATGCTTGCGCGCAAGGCCAACGCACTGCGCATCAGTTCGCTTTTGCTCCTGATGCGCAATCCGGGCTTAACCGGCCGCTTCCACTTCGTTTCAGCGGGGTTTGCCCGGATGCTTGCGCGCAAGACCAACGCACTGCGCATCAGTTCGCTTCGCTTCTGATGCGCAATCCGGGCTTAATAAAATCTTGAAATTGGCCTTAAAGCCAATAATATCATTTAAGGTTCAGCAATATATACCGTCTGGACATTTACGAATTCACGGATTCCATGCCATGACAATTCGCGTCCGTACCCTGACTTTTCTGTTCCTCCGAAGGGAAGCCTCGGATCGGATTTTACCATTTCATTGACAAAAACTGCCCCGTCTTTGAACCAGGGAATCATTTTTTCCGCTCGTCCCAGATCGGAGGTAAAAACAGTAACCCCCAGCCCGAATGGAGAGGCGCCGGCCAGTTCCATCATTTTCGGTTCATCCGGGACCTTGATAATAACAGCCACCGGTCCGAAAACTTCTTCCCTGAAAACCGGCATGTCAGCCGTAACGTTGATCATAACGGTGGGTTCGAAGAAGGCTCCCTGCCGGTGTCCTCCGTACAGTACAGTTGCTCCCAGGTACTGCGATTCAGTTACCTGCCGTTCTACCTTTACGGCATGCTCAATACCTGCCAGCGGCCCCATTTCCGTGCCGGGATTCATGGGATCTGACACAACCAGTTTTTGCACTTTTTGCAGAAACATTTCCACAAACTCATTGTACACGCTTTGGTGAACAATATACCGTTTTGCCGCAATACAACTCTGGCCGGCATTTTGCATTCGCGACCTGAAACCCGTTTCAACGGCAGCAGGAAGGTCAGCATCATTCAGTACCAGAAAGGGATTGCTTCCGCCCAGTTCCAGCACGGTCTTTTTCAGGTGGCGGCCGGCCAGCTCAGCTACCTTGGAACCTGCTTCCGGGCTTCCGGTTAAGCTAACTGCCTTTACCAACGGATGGGCAATCAGTCCTGCCACCTTCTCCGAACTGACGGGGATATTCTTAAAAACTCCTTCCGGACAACCGGCTTTCAGAAA encodes the following:
- a CDS encoding NAD-dependent succinate-semialdehyde dehydrogenase, which produces MELKSINPYTGECIAAVAEFSARQVQAVFRQSEKAFHFWKYFPVARRADLVRKTGLILHANKELYARTITSEMGKPLRESIAEIEKCAWLCSWYAENGPAFLRNEEILTDAKHSYVRYAPLGTILAIMPWNFPFWQVFRCAVPALLAGNCIVLKHASNVQQCAALIEDIFLKAGCPEGVFKNIPVSSEKVAGLIAHPLVKAVSLTGSPEAGSKVAELAGRHLKKTVLELGGSNPFLVLNDADLPAAVETGFRSRMQNAGQSCIAAKRYIVHQSVYNEFVEMFLQKVQKLVVSDPMNPGTEMGPLAGIEHAVKVERQVTESQYLGATVLYGGHRQGAFFEPTVMINVTADMPVFREEVFGPVAVIIKVPDEPKMMELAGASPFGLGVTVFTSDLGRAEKMIPWFKDGAVFVNEMVKSDPRLPFGGTEKSGYGRELSWHGIREFVNVQTVYIAEP